In the genome of Streptomyces sp. Q6, the window AACTCGGACTGGTTCAAGTTCTTCCTCGGAGCGATGCTGCTCCTCGCGACCCTGCTCAACGCGTGGGTCCGCAAGCGCGCGGAGGCGATCAAGTGACGACCCCCTTGGTGGAGCTGGCCTCGGTCAGCAAGTACTACGGCAACATCCGCGCTCTCGAGGACGTCTCGATCGAGGTCCACGCGGGCGAGATCACCTGCGTCCTCGGCGACAACGGCGCCGGCAAGTCGACCCTCATCAAGATCATCGCGGGTCTGCACCAGCACGACGCGGGCACCTTCTCGATCGAGGGCGAGGAGATGCGCCTCTCCAACCCCCGCGACGCCCTCAACCGCGGCATCGCCACGGTCTACCAGGACCTCGCCGTCGTCCCGCTGATGCCGGTCTGGCGCAACTTCTTCCTCGGCTCCGAGCCGACGAAGGGCACCGGCCCCTTCAAGCGCATGGACGTCGAGCTCATGCGCCGCACGACGCACGAGGAACTGGCCCGCATGGGCATCGACCTGCGCGACGTCGACCAGCCCATCGGCACGCTCTCCGGCGGCGAGCGCCAGTGCGTGGCCATCGCCCGCGCCGTCTACTTCGGCGCGAAGGTCCTCGTCCTCGACGAGCCGACGGCGGCACTCGGCGTCAAGCAGTCCGGCGTCGTCCTCAAGTACGTCGCGGCGGCGCGGGACGCGGGCCTCGGCGTGGTCCTCATCACTCACAACCCGCACCACGCGTACCTGGTGGGCGACCGTTTCGTCCTCCTCAAGCGCGGCGCGATGTTCGGCAGCCACACGCGGGACGGGATCTCGCTGGACGAGCTGACCCGGCAGATGGCCGGTGGCAGCGAGCTCGACGACCTCCGCCACGAACTGGAGCGCGCCCCGGTCCCCACGCACCTTGGGGGCCACCCGACGGACGCCCCCAAGTAGGCGGATGCGGCCGTTCCCGCGGCTGCGGTGCCGTCGTGGCCGCTCGCGCGGTTCCCCGCGCCCCTGAAGGCTGAGCGGCTTCGCCGCTCAGCCTTCATCGACGAGATGCCGCACCACAGGTGCGCATCTCAGGGGCGCGGGGAACCGCGCGATCAGCCCCCACTCACCCGCACCCGCACACCGGACCCCGCTCCCCGGGAGCCCCGCCGCACAGGAAACCCGGCATGCGGCGGAGCCGCCGCGTGAGGCAGAATCGCCGCAATGAGCACCTACCGCGACCTAGCCCACCGTGGCAGCGCCCGAGCCACGGTCCTGCGGACCGTCGGCACCCGGGAGCGCCGCTCGCACCTGACGGCCCCCCGCGTCCCCACCGTCGGGATCGACATCGGCGGCACCAAGGTGATGGCGGGTGTCGTCGACGCGGACGGCGTCATCCTGGAGACCCTGCGCACGGAGACGCCGGACAAGTCCAAGAGTCCGAAGGTCGTCGAGGACACCATCACGGAACTGGTGCTCGACCTCTCCGACCGCCACGACGTGCACGCCGTCGGCATCGGCGCGGCCGGCTGGGTCGACGCGGACCGCAACCGCGTCCTGTTCGCCCCGCACCTCTCCTGGCGCAACGAGCCGCTGCGCGACCGCCTCGCGGGCCGGCTCTCCGTCCCCGTCCTCGTCGACAACGACGCGAACACCGCCGCCTGGGCGGAGTGGCGCTTCGGCGCGGGCCGCGGCGAGGACCACCTGGTCATGATCACGCTCGGCACCGGCATCGGCGGCGCGATCCTGGAGGACGGCCAGGTCAAGCGCGGGAAGTTCGGCGTCGCGGGCGAGTTCGGCCACATGCAGGTCGTGCCCGGCGGACACCGCTGCCCGTGCGGCAACCGCGGCTGCTGGGAGCAGTACAGCTCCGGCAACGCCCTGGTCCGCGAGGCCCGCGAACTCGCCGCCGCCGACTCCCCGGTCGCGTACAACATCATCGAGCGGGTCAAGGGCAACATCCCCGACATCACCGGGCCCCTCATCACCGAGCTGGCCCGCGAGGGCGACGCCATGTGCGTCGAACTGCTCCAGGACATCGGCCAGTGGCTCGGTGTCGGCATCGCGAACCTCGCCGCCGCCCTCGACCCGTCCTGCTTCGTCATCGGCGGGGGCGTGAGCGCCGCCGACGACCTGCTCATCGGCCCCGCCCGTGACGCCTTCAAGCGCCACCTCACCGGCCGCGGCTACCGCCCCGAGGCCCGGATCGCCCGCGCCCAGCTCGGCCCCGAGGCCGGCATGGTCGGCGCGGCGGACCTGGCCCGGCTGGTCGCCCGCCGCTTCCGTCGTGCCAAGCGCCGCCGGGTGGAGCGCTACGAGCGGTACGAGCGCTACGCGCGCACCCTCGGCGGCGCCGACAGCGGCCGCGAGCAGTGACAGGAAGACCCGCCATGATGCTGCCCCGCCAGCCCTCGTCCCCGGACGCCTCCGAGGCCCCGGGCCGCGGCGCGCGACCGGCCGAGGACCGCGGCCGCATGATCCGCCGCCGCGCCCTCACGCTCCTGACCATCGTGCTGCTCATCGGTATCCCCGCCGGCTACCTGGTGATCTCCGCGAACCAGAGCCGCGACAGCGGCAAGGACAAGGAAGCCAAGTACTCGGCGACCGGCCTCACCATCGGCTGGC includes:
- a CDS encoding ROK family glucokinase codes for the protein MSTYRDLAHRGSARATVLRTVGTRERRSHLTAPRVPTVGIDIGGTKVMAGVVDADGVILETLRTETPDKSKSPKVVEDTITELVLDLSDRHDVHAVGIGAAGWVDADRNRVLFAPHLSWRNEPLRDRLAGRLSVPVLVDNDANTAAWAEWRFGAGRGEDHLVMITLGTGIGGAILEDGQVKRGKFGVAGEFGHMQVVPGGHRCPCGNRGCWEQYSSGNALVREARELAAADSPVAYNIIERVKGNIPDITGPLITELAREGDAMCVELLQDIGQWLGVGIANLAAALDPSCFVIGGGVSAADDLLIGPARDAFKRHLTGRGYRPEARIARAQLGPEAGMVGAADLARLVARRFRRAKRRRVERYERYERYARTLGGADSGREQ
- a CDS encoding ATP-binding cassette domain-containing protein, which produces MGPQARGGDQVTTPLVELASVSKYYGNIRALEDVSIEVHAGEITCVLGDNGAGKSTLIKIIAGLHQHDAGTFSIEGEEMRLSNPRDALNRGIATVYQDLAVVPLMPVWRNFFLGSEPTKGTGPFKRMDVELMRRTTHEELARMGIDLRDVDQPIGTLSGGERQCVAIARAVYFGAKVLVLDEPTAALGVKQSGVVLKYVAAARDAGLGVVLITHNPHHAYLVGDRFVLLKRGAMFGSHTRDGISLDELTRQMAGGSELDDLRHELERAPVPTHLGGHPTDAPK